In Populus alba chromosome 9, ASM523922v2, whole genome shotgun sequence, a genomic segment contains:
- the LOC118058890 gene encoding probable LRR receptor-like serine/threonine-protein kinase At2g16250 isoform X3 has product MADQRSVLALKFLLLVLFFESTFEQQQERLTSPIERAALLGLRSSLGLRSRDWPIKADPCSIWNGIKCENGSVSEINISGFKRTRLGSQNPQFGVDSLVNLTRLKSFNASGFYLPGSIPDWFGQGLVSLQALDLSSCLISNAIPGSLGNLTSLTVLYLHDNNLTGMIPSSLGQLVGLSVLDLSSNMFTGSIPVSFGSLQNLTRLDISMNFLFGSVPPGIGMLSKLQYLNLSINDLSSSIPAQLGDLRNLVDLDLSFNSLSGSLPAELRGLRNLQRMLIGINLLGGSLPVNLFPVPSQLQTVVLKSNGFIGAVPDVLWSMPRLRLLDISGNNFTGMLSNASLNTNTTTAELNVSQNLFYGGLTPVLRRFSFVDLSGNYFEGRVPDYVSGNASLVSNCLQNLSNQRSLLDCTSFYTEKGLIFDNFGLPNSTQPPARENSGKSKRKVVILVSVLGGFGLILLLVILIVLLLFFIRKTGNKTQRGVGVGPATPVPSGSSPPPPGVSIDFSSLGDTYTYQQLLLATGDFSDVNLIKYGHSGDLYKGISESGIPVVIKKIDLESHRKEAYLLELDFFSKVSNPRLVPLLGLCLEKENEKFLIYKHMPNGDLSSSLYRKTNSEDGLKSLDWITRLKIAIGAAEGLSYLHHECTPPIVHRDVQASSILLDDKFEVRLGSLSEVCTQEGDTHHSRITRFLRLPHFSAASPLIGLGFMNYKMFHSYDLVILKLGRLDLVIFSVLLGSSSICRPGDNCKG; this is encoded by the exons ATGGCGGATCAAAGGAGTGTATTAGCATTAAAGTTTTTACTTCTGGTGTTGTTTTTTGAGTCTACATTTGAGCAACAACAAGAGAGGCTTACCTCACCAATAGAGAGAGCAGCTTTACTCGGACTAAGATCTTCTTTGGGGTTAAGAAGCAGGGACTGGCCAATAAAGGCAGACCCTTGTTCAATTTGGAATGGTATCAAATGTGAGAATGGTAGTGTTAGTGAAATTAACATTTCAGGGTTTAAAAGGACTAGACTTGGTTCTCAAAACCCGCAATTTGGAGTTGATTCTCTTGTTAATTTAACAAGACTTAAATCTTTTAATGCTTCTGGTTTTTATCTTCCTGGTTCAATTCCTGATTGGTTTGGCCAAGGGCTTGTTTCCCTTCAAGCTCTTGATCTTTCTTCTTGCTTGATAAGTAATGCTATTCCGGGGAGTTTAGGGAATTTGACCAGTTTGACTGTTCTTTATTTGCATGATAATAACTTGACGGGTATGATTCCGTCGAGTTTGGGACAATTGGTGGGACTTTCAGTACTTGATCTTTCGTCAAATATGTTTACTGGATCTATTCCTGTATCATTTGGTTCGCTTCAGAATTTGACGAGGCTTGATATTTCTATGAATTTCTTGTTCGGTTCGGTTCCACCTGGCATTGGGATGCTTTCAAAGCTTCAGTATTTGAATCTTTCCATCAATGACTTGTCGTCTTCGATACCTGCTCAGCTTGGTGACCTGAGGAACTTGGTTGACCTTGATCTGAGCTTCAATTCATTATCTGGGTCATTGCCAGCAGAGTTGAGAGGCTTGAGGAATTTGCAGAGAATGCTGATTGGGATCAATTTGCTTGGTGGGTCTTTGCCAGTCAATTTGTTTCCTGTTCCAAGTCAGTTGCAGACTGTGGTGTTGAAGAGCAATGGTTTTATTGGTGCGGTCCCTGATGTGCTGTGGTCAATGCCTCGATTGCGCTTGCTTGATATCTCCGGCAACAATTTCACTGGTATGCTGTCAAATGCTAGTTTGAATACTAACACCACTACTGCAGAATTGAATGTATCCCAGAATTTGTTTTATGGAGGTCTTACACCTGTGTTGAGAAGGTTCAGCTTTGTAGACTTGTCAGGTAATTATTTTGAAGGCAGGGTTCCAGATTATGTGAGTGGCAATGCTTCTCTTGTTAGCAACTGTCTCCAAAATTTGTCAAATCAGAGGAGTTTGCTTGACTGTACATCTTTCTATACCGAAAAGGGCttgatttttgataattttggacTCCCGAACTCCACACAGCCTCCTGCAAGGGAAAATTCAGGGAAGAGCAAAAGAAAGGTCGTCATATTGGTAAGTGTTTTGGGAggatttgggcttattctgctTTTGGTGATATTGATAGTGCTGCTGCTCTTTTTCATCCGTAAGACGGGAAATAAAACTCAAAGAGGGGTTGGGGTTGGTCCAGCAACTCCAGTTCCTTCTGGGAGCAGTCCACCACCTCCTGGTGTATCAATTGACTTTTCAAGTTTAGGAGACACATACACATATCAGCAGCTTCTCTTAGCAACTGGTGACTTTAGCGACGTGAACCTCATCAAATATGGCCATTCAGGGGATCTCTACAAGGGAATCTCGGAAAGTGGGATCCCTGTGGTTATAAAAAAGATTGATCTGGAGTCCCATAGGAAGGAAGCGTACTTATtggaattggatttttttagtaAAGTTTCAAATCCCAGATTGGTTCCCCTTTTGGGACTTTGCctagagaaagaaaatgagaaattcCTGATATACAAACATATGCCAAATGGAGACTTGTCAAGTTCCTTATACAGGAAAACCAATTCAGAAGATGGTTTGAAATCATTAGATTGGATAACAAGACTGAAAATTGCGATAGGAGCTGCTGAGGGTTTATCATATCTTCATCATGAATGCACTCCGCCCATTGTGCACAG AGATGTTCAAGCAAGCAGTATACTCCTTGATGATAAATTTGAGGTACGATTAGGGAGCCTGAGTGAAGTCTGCACTCAAGAAGGAGATACACATCATAGCAGGATTACCAGGTTTCTGCGTTTACCCCA TTTTTCTGCAGCATCCCCTTTAATCGGCTTGGGTTTCATGAACTATAAGATGTTCCATAGTTATGATCTAGTTATTTTGAAACTTGGGAGATTGGATCTTGTGATTTTTTCTGTCCTTTTGGGAAGCTCTTCAATTTGTAGACCAGGGGATAATTGCAAAGGTTAG